Proteins found in one Mustela lutreola isolate mMusLut2 chromosome 10, mMusLut2.pri, whole genome shotgun sequence genomic segment:
- the CIART gene encoding circadian-associated transcriptional repressor, translated as MDSPASVSSCSSYSLSSSFSTSPVNSDFGLLSDSEGEDKETHDPMSDPVGQRGGSRPSPGPIRCKQRPKVSSNQHTVSHLEQRGLASPLAGSGVKRSRDGELQPNINIQGCTTEGDLLFAQKCKELQGFIRPLTDLLNGLKTGRFERGLSSFQQSVAMDRIQRIVGVLQKPQMGERYLGTLLQVEGMLKTWFPHIAAQKSSLGNSRHQLTKHFSSHHSSSAASSPAPPMEKTDHTQLGHLLLKPKQPWHLTEWPTMHLTWIHTTPICNPPLSSPGTLSFSHGPLGTGASIGVILFVQHGVQPFTHSAPASPVPPTTASPVIPGDPKKLSGDGPYCHHLPVTLPPDWGCTQSGPSLPTMVREMTVGQLEQWRSHPPVAPDVHSLNP; from the exons ATGGATTCTCCAGCTAGCGTTTCCTCCTgttcttcctactctctctcttcctctttttccaccTCCCCAGTGAACAGTGACTTTGGCCTCCTCTCCGATAGTGAGGGGGAGGACAAGGAGACCCATGACCCCATGTCCGACCCTGTCGGGCAAAGGGGAGGTTCTCGGCCCAGCCCTGGTCCTATCCGCTGCAAGCAACGGCCCAAGGTTTCCAGCAACCAACATACAGTATCTCACTTGGAACAACGGGGCTTGGCCTCTCCTTTGGCAGGATCTGGGGTCAAAAGATCAAGAGATGGTGAATTACAGCCCAACATAAACATCCAGGGTTGTACCACAGAAGGAGACCTGCTTTTTGCTCAGAAG TGTAAAGAGCTTCAAGGATTCATTCGCCCTCTCACAGACCTACTGAATGGGCTGAAGACAGGTCGATTTGAGAGAG GATTGAGCAGTTTCCAGCAGAGTGTGGCAATGGATAGAATCCAGCGTATTGTAGGTGTTTTGCAGAAGCCACAGATGGG GGAACGTTACCTAGGAACCTTGCTACAGGTAGAAGGGATGTTAAAGACTTGGTTTCCTCATATAGCTGCCCAAAAGTCATCATTGGGTAATAGCAGGCATCAGCTGACCAAG CATTTTTCGAGCCACCACAGTTCCTCAGCTGCTTCCTCTCCTGCACCTCCCATGGAAAAGACGGACCATACACAGCTAGGACATCTACTGTTGAAACCAAAGCAGCCTTGGCATCTCACTGAATGGCCAACTATGCACCTGACTTGGATCCACACCACTCCAATTTGCAACCCCCCCCTCAGTTCCCCAGGTACCCTTTCCTTTAGCCATGGTCCTTTAGGCACTGGAGCCAGCATTGGTGTCATCCTTTTTGTCCAGCATGGAGTGCAGCCCTTCACCCACTCTGCCCCAGCCTCTCCAGTTCCACCCACTACAGCGTCTCCTGTCATCCCTGGTGATCCTAAGAAACTCTCTGGAGATGGACCTTATTGCCACCACTTGCCAGTAACTCTGCCACCAGACTGGGGCTGTACCCAATCTGGTCCTAGTCTACCCACCATGGTCAGAGAGATGACTGTGGGACAGCTAGAACAGTGGAGAAGCCATCCTCCAGTTGCTCCTGATGTCCATTCTCTCAACCCCTAA
- the C10H1orf54 gene encoding uncharacterized protein C1orf54 homolog isoform X4, translating into MRMKKDWKRMIIIRWSIITQSLPIMMTSVQISLLITPCLNLRTDWLDKEVREAAETTISHETEGAHTQKPETVKPMTREPEKEGCYNSFDGDLGRGNWKINK; encoded by the exons ATGAGGATGAAGAAGGACTGGAAGAGGATGATTATTATCAGGTGGTCTATTATTACACAGTCACTCCCAATTATG aTGACTTCAGTGCAAATTTCACTGTTGATTACTCCATGTTTGAATCTGAGGACAGACTG GTTGGATAAGGAGGTAAGGGAAGCAGCAGAGACCACCATTAGCCATGAAACAGAAGGTGCACACACTCAGAAGCCGGAAACAGTGAAACCAATGACAAGGGAACCA gAGAAAGAAGGCTGCTACAACTCTTTTGATGGGGATTTGGGAAGAGGAAATtggaagataaataaatga
- the C10H1orf54 gene encoding uncharacterized protein C1orf54 homolog isoform X3: MDVLFVAILAVQLILGQEYEDEEGLEEDDYYQVVYYYTVTPNYDDFSANFTVDYSMFESEDRLNRLDKEVREAAETTISHETEGAHTQKPETVKPMTREPEKEGCYNSFDGDLGRGNWKINK, encoded by the exons ATGGATGTCCTCTTCGTAGCCATCCTTGCTGTGCAACTTATCCTAG GACAAGAATATGAGGATGAAGAAGGACTGGAAGAGGATGATTATTATCAGGTGGTCTATTATTACACAGTCACTCCCAATTATG aTGACTTCAGTGCAAATTTCACTGTTGATTACTCCATGTTTGAATCTGAGGACAGACTG AACAGGTTGGATAAGGAGGTAAGGGAAGCAGCAGAGACCACCATTAGCCATGAAACAGAAGGTGCACACACTCAGAAGCCGGAAACAGTGAAACCAATGACAAGGGAACCA gAGAAAGAAGGCTGCTACAACTCTTTTGATGGGGATTTGGGAAGAGGAAATtggaagataaataaatga
- the C10H1orf54 gene encoding uncharacterized protein C1orf54 homolog isoform X1, which yields MDVLFVAILAVQLILGQEYEDEEGLEEDDYYQVVYYYTVTPNYDDFSANFTVDYSMFESEDRLNRLDKEVREAAETTISHETEGAHTQKPETVKPMTREPQSPDLNDAVSSLQSPVPLLLSWALVQGGMYFM from the exons ATGGATGTCCTCTTCGTAGCCATCCTTGCTGTGCAACTTATCCTAG GACAAGAATATGAGGATGAAGAAGGACTGGAAGAGGATGATTATTATCAGGTGGTCTATTATTACACAGTCACTCCCAATTATG aTGACTTCAGTGCAAATTTCACTGTTGATTACTCCATGTTTGAATCTGAGGACAGACTG AACAGGTTGGATAAGGAGGTAAGGGAAGCAGCAGAGACCACCATTAGCCATGAAACAGAAGGTGCACACACTCAGAAGCCGGAAACAGTGAAACCAATGACAAGGGAACCA CAGAGTCCAGATCTGAACGATGCTGTATCCAGTCTGCAGAGTCCTGTTCCCCTCCTCCTGTCCTGGGCCCTCGTTCAGGGGGGGATGTATTTCATGTAG
- the C10H1orf54 gene encoding uncharacterized protein C1orf54 homolog isoform X2 codes for MDVLFVAILAVQLILGQEYEDEEGLEEDDYYQVVYYYTVTPNYDDFSANFTVDYSMFESEDRLNRLDKEVREAAETTISHETEGAHTQKPETVKPMTREPSPDLNDAVSSLQSPVPLLLSWALVQGGMYFM; via the exons ATGGATGTCCTCTTCGTAGCCATCCTTGCTGTGCAACTTATCCTAG GACAAGAATATGAGGATGAAGAAGGACTGGAAGAGGATGATTATTATCAGGTGGTCTATTATTACACAGTCACTCCCAATTATG aTGACTTCAGTGCAAATTTCACTGTTGATTACTCCATGTTTGAATCTGAGGACAGACTG AACAGGTTGGATAAGGAGGTAAGGGAAGCAGCAGAGACCACCATTAGCCATGAAACAGAAGGTGCACACACTCAGAAGCCGGAAACAGTGAAACCAATGACAAGGGAACCA AGTCCAGATCTGAACGATGCTGTATCCAGTCTGCAGAGTCCTGTTCCCCTCCTCCTGTCCTGGGCCCTCGTTCAGGGGGGGATGTATTTCATGTAG
- the APH1A gene encoding gamma-secretase subunit APH-1A, whose product MGLRQGFVTSSASVEEVARTYIWGFGVPPPLPRGPGVTLHRAPHGVASPPQADSPAGFLPPSTPLGQAFHSAPCCPAMGAAVFFGCTFVAFGPAFALFLITVAGDPLRVIILVAGAFFWLVSLLLASVVWFILVHVTDRSDARLQYGLLIFGAAVSVLLQEVFRFAYYKLLKKADEGLASLSEDGRSPISIRQMAYVSGLSFGIISGVFSVINILADALGPGVVGIHGDSPYYFLTSAFLTAAIILLHTFWGVVFFDACERRRYWALGLVVGSHLLTSGLTFLNPWYEASLLPIYAVTVSMGLWAFITAGGSLRSIQRSLSCRRQEDSRVMVYSALRIPPED is encoded by the exons ATGGGGTTGCGGCAGGGGTTTGTTACCTCTTCGGCTTCCGTAGAGGAAGTCGCGCGGACCTATATCTGGGGTTTCGgtgtcccccctccccttccccgggGTCCGGGGGTGACATTGCACCGCGCCCCTCACGGGGTCGCGTCGCCACCCCAAGCGGACTCCCCAGCTGGCTTCCTGCCCCCATCCACCCCTCTCGGCCAGGCTTTCCACTCCGCCCCCTGCTGCCCAGCCATGGGGGCCGCAGTGTTTTTCGGATGCACTTTCGTCGCTTTCGGCCCAGCCTTTGCGCTTTTCTTGATCACTGTGGCTGGGGACCCTCTTCGCGTCATCATCCTGGTCGCGGG GGCATTTTTCTGGCTGGTCTCCTTGCTCTTGGCCTCTGTGGTCTGGTTCATCTTGGTCCATGTGACCGACCGGTCAGATGCCCGGCTCCAGTATGGCCTCCTGATTTTTGGTGCTGCGGTCTCCGTCCTTCTACAGGAGGTGTTCCGCTTTGCCTACTACAAGCTGCTTAA GAAGGCAGATGAGGGGTTAGCATCGCTGAGTGAGGACGGAAGATCACCCATCTCCATCCGCCAGATGGCCTATG TTTCTGGTCTTTCCTTCGGTATCATCAGTGGTGTCTTCTCTGTTATCAATATTTTGGCTGATGCACTTGGGCCAGGTGTGGTTGGCATCCATGGAGACTCACCCTATTACTTCCTGACTTCAG CCTTTCTGACAGCAGCCATTATCCTGCTCCATACCTTTTGGGGAGTTGTGTTCTTTGATGCCTGTGAGAGGAGACGGTACTGGGCTTTGGGCCTGGTGGTTGGGAGTCACCTACTGACATCAGGACTG ACATTCCTGAACCCCTGGTATGAGGCTAGCCTGCTGCCCATCTATGCAGTCACTGTTTCCATGGGGCTTTGGGCCTTCATCACAGCTGGAGGTTCTCTCCGAAGTATCCAGCGCAGCCTCTCGT